A single genomic interval of Streptomyces sp. BA2 harbors:
- the rdgB gene encoding RdgB/HAM1 family non-canonical purine NTP pyrophosphatase, with protein MTRLILATRNAGKITELKAILADAGLTHDLVGADAYPEIPDVRETGVTFAENALLKAHALAKATGLPAVADDSGLCVDVLGGAPGIFSARWAGKHGDDTANLNLLLAQLGDIDADAHRSAHFACAAALALPDGTERVVEGQLRGVLRHAPSGTGGFGYDPILQPEGETRTCAELTPDEKNAISHRGKAFRALAPVVRELLG; from the coding sequence ATGACCCGCCTAATCCTCGCCACCCGTAACGCCGGCAAGATCACGGAACTCAAGGCGATCCTCGCCGACGCAGGTCTCACCCACGACCTCGTCGGCGCGGACGCCTACCCCGAGATCCCCGACGTCAGGGAAACCGGCGTCACCTTCGCCGAGAACGCCCTCCTCAAGGCCCACGCCCTCGCCAAGGCCACCGGCCTGCCCGCGGTCGCCGACGACTCCGGCCTCTGCGTCGACGTACTCGGCGGCGCGCCCGGCATCTTCTCCGCCCGCTGGGCGGGCAAGCACGGCGACGACACAGCGAACCTGAACCTTTTGCTGGCCCAACTCGGCGACATCGACGCGGACGCCCACCGCTCGGCCCACTTCGCCTGCGCGGCAGCTCTCGCCCTCCCGGACGGCACGGAGAGGGTGGTGGAGGGCCAGCTGCGCGGCGTACTACGCCACGCCCCGTCGGGCACGGGAGGCTTCGGCTACGACCCGATCCTCCAGCCGGAGGGCGAGACGAGGACGTGCGCGGAGCTGACGCCGGACGAGAAGAACGCGATCAGCCATCGGGGGAAGGCGTTTCGGGCGTTGGCGCCTGTGGTGCGGGAGCTGTTGGGCTGA
- a CDS encoding HNH endonuclease signature motif containing protein produces MPDPYSRDRLTSVVAEARNWTDLMRRLGLGTSGGQRRVLQEKVIGHGLDTSHFAKRSPWRKYPDAAIAEAAASSSSLREVALKLGATPATGTLSHIRRRISAAGIDISHFPGIDRPELDLPFTPEELRTAAAAATSMRGVARALGVPDDSRSRATLSRMLRAQHIDTGHFSHQRLPIPEEVLRDLVRGSTSYADVMRGLGMEVNDTNHRRIRRAAARLSLDTSHFKRRAWGRPERPTPPPIAHRVLIVLPDHAGRTNRTQLHRALTEIGMPYMCARCGSTGEWLGHPITLQIDHVNGDWRDNRRKNLRYLCPNCHALTETWCRQKNKTPLAG; encoded by the coding sequence ATGCCGGACCCGTACAGCAGGGATCGGCTGACGTCGGTCGTCGCTGAGGCGCGCAACTGGACCGACCTGATGCGGCGCCTCGGTCTCGGGACGAGCGGCGGGCAACGGCGTGTGCTGCAGGAGAAGGTGATCGGCCACGGACTCGACACGAGCCACTTCGCCAAACGCAGCCCATGGCGCAAGTACCCGGACGCCGCCATTGCCGAAGCTGCCGCCTCGTCGTCCTCGCTGCGCGAAGTAGCACTGAAGCTGGGCGCCACACCAGCCACCGGGACGCTCTCCCACATCCGTCGCCGCATCAGCGCCGCAGGCATCGACATCAGCCACTTCCCCGGCATCGATCGCCCTGAACTGGACCTCCCCTTCACCCCCGAGGAGCTCCGGACAGCGGCCGCGGCGGCTACCAGCATGCGCGGCGTGGCACGCGCACTGGGAGTGCCGGACGACAGCCGCTCCCGCGCGACGCTGAGCCGCATGCTGCGCGCTCAGCACATCGACACCGGGCACTTCTCCCACCAGCGCCTACCGATCCCCGAGGAAGTACTCCGCGACCTAGTACGGGGCTCCACAAGCTACGCCGATGTGATGCGGGGCCTCGGTATGGAGGTCAACGACACCAATCACCGCCGCATTCGGCGCGCGGCAGCCCGCCTCAGCCTCGATACCAGCCACTTCAAGCGCCGGGCCTGGGGGCGACCGGAGCGCCCCACACCCCCACCCATCGCTCACCGCGTCCTGATCGTCCTGCCGGACCACGCCGGGCGGACCAACAGAACCCAGCTCCACCGTGCCCTGACCGAGATCGGAATGCCGTACATGTGCGCGCGGTGTGGCAGCACCGGCGAATGGCTGGGACACCCGATCACCCTGCAGATCGACCACGTCAATGGGGACTGGCGCGACAACCGGCGGAAGAACCTGCGATACCTGTGCCCCAACTGCCATGCGCTGACGGAGACGTGGTGCCGCCAGAAGAACAAGACGCCTCTCGCGGGGTAG